In Leptospira sp. WS58.C1, a single genomic region encodes these proteins:
- a CDS encoding glucan biosynthesis protein produces the protein MHIILAFVATALLFAVADRQQRRDREEPDFSSSPLLSVREGEISDQQTHPTFKFSFSDLKSRARALSKLRYIPPRRSTTDFLKGLPWDQYKNIYFRPERSVWKKEGNPFQLQFLHPGHLYNTNVRVFEVRGDFAREIPYDPSAFDLSKLKGVGELPPNLGYSGFKIHFPINTQEHTDEFAVFQGASYYRIISKKQWYGLSARGIAVNTGMPYPEDFPSFREFYVVKPDKTDSSITVYALLDGKTATGAYEFQITPGKISAVKVSAEVTLRTKVDRLGIAPLTSMYWYSETRGIPKGQAYPESHDSDGLLIHSGKGEWIWRPLDNPKRSTTYSFHDENPRGFGLIQRDREFQNYQHSEMKYHLRPSAWVEPEIPFGKGAVHLLENPTIQDSDDNMGAYWMPEPLPQPGTPFDFSYTVRWPDTDPLPDSLAKVVATRIGDAQGDPDLKMFYVDFKSSNLSSLDPFAYIQARIDTGENAELSEYSVQKIEETGVWRLTFGVYPKNKFRPSDLKAALSRNQEIISETWNFVLEPN, from the coding sequence TTGCATATAATTCTAGCCTTTGTGGCGACTGCCTTACTCTTTGCCGTCGCAGATAGACAGCAGAGGCGGGATAGAGAAGAACCCGATTTCTCTTCTTCTCCTTTGCTTAGCGTGAGAGAGGGGGAAATTTCCGACCAACAAACTCATCCTACCTTCAAATTCTCATTCTCCGACCTCAAATCAAGAGCGAGGGCATTATCCAAACTACGTTACATTCCGCCTAGACGTTCCACTACCGACTTTTTAAAAGGTCTGCCTTGGGACCAATACAAGAATATTTATTTCCGTCCCGAAAGATCCGTATGGAAAAAGGAAGGAAATCCTTTCCAGTTGCAGTTTTTACATCCTGGGCATTTATACAATACCAATGTAAGAGTATTCGAAGTACGAGGTGATTTCGCAAGAGAGATCCCTTACGATCCTTCCGCCTTTGATCTATCCAAGTTAAAAGGTGTGGGAGAACTTCCACCTAACCTGGGTTATTCGGGATTCAAGATCCACTTTCCGATCAATACACAAGAACATACGGATGAGTTTGCCGTCTTCCAGGGTGCAAGTTATTATAGGATCATTTCCAAAAAACAATGGTATGGGCTTTCCGCTCGTGGGATTGCAGTCAATACTGGTATGCCTTATCCGGAAGACTTTCCTTCTTTTCGGGAATTTTACGTAGTCAAACCGGACAAGACCGATTCTTCGATCACGGTATATGCTCTTCTTGACGGAAAAACTGCTACTGGTGCTTACGAATTCCAGATCACTCCGGGAAAAATTTCCGCCGTTAAAGTAAGTGCAGAGGTGACTCTGAGGACGAAGGTAGATCGGCTTGGGATCGCTCCTTTAACCAGTATGTATTGGTATAGCGAGACGCGAGGAATTCCTAAAGGACAAGCATATCCTGAATCCCACGATTCCGACGGCTTATTGATCCATTCCGGAAAAGGAGAATGGATCTGGAGGCCCCTTGACAATCCGAAACGTAGCACTACATATTCTTTTCATGACGAAAATCCAAGAGGGTTCGGACTGATCCAAAGGGACCGGGAATTCCAGAATTACCAACATAGCGAAATGAAATACCACCTCCGGCCGAGCGCCTGGGTGGAACCTGAAATTCCCTTTGGAAAAGGGGCAGTTCATCTTTTGGAAAATCCTACCATCCAGGATTCGGATGATAATATGGGGGCTTATTGGATGCCTGAGCCTCTTCCCCAACCCGGAACTCCATTCGATTTTTCTTATACGGTTCGTTGGCCGGATACGGATCCGCTTCCTGATTCTTTGGCAAAAGTGGTAGCTACCCGGATCGGGGACGCACAAGGAGATCCGGACTTGAAGATGTTCTATGTGGATTTCAAAAGTTCCAACTTAAGTTCTTTGGATCCGTTCGCATACATTCAGGCAAGGATAGATACGGGAGAAAATGCGGAATTATCCGAATATTCCGTTCAAAAGATAGAAGAGACAGGAGTATGGAGACTAACCTTCGGAGTATATCCTAAGAACAAATTTAGGCCATCCGATCTGAAGGCGGCATTGAGCAGAAACCAAGAAATCATTTCTGAAACCTGGAATTTCGTACTTGAGCCGAACTAA
- the gltB gene encoding glutamate synthase large subunit: MLHLDEQLRIQKYLEENGLYDRSFERDNCGVGFVASYKGESSHRVVSMGLKAVACLTHRGAVDADMQTGDGAGIMIRIPKKLFAKYIEEMGHRRPDEDSIGVGMVFLPREDIDKQDVCRSLIESALMQFNFKLYAWRYVPVNPEVLGPKANASRPQIEQVLIGKPDGMSNEDFETKLFLIQKKVMRDALRLSMSEDFYICSFSSERITFKGLFNGNQVSQFYEDLKSEEMVSPYCIFHQRYSTNTFPSWALAQPFRILAHNGEINTIVGNRIWMLAREEELACEKWGEFQKEIHPIIRPHLSDSASLDNAMEAIVRSGKDVLHAKAMLIPNAWSKNVQMTEGLKSFYEYNNTLTEPWDGPAALAFAEGDWVGGSLDRNGLRPARYVVTEDGLVVMGSETGLVHIDEEIITKKGRLGPGDMLAINLKEGKIYFNEDVNALFEKKYDYREWSKENVEYLDQTIDESITKTITYSGDELRRRQILFAYSPYKQKAVIKPQAIAGKEAIGSMGDDTPLSILMLSRIGLYTYFRQRFAQVTNPPIDYLREKGVTSLYTRLVKKTNLFADEKPQNCLVLSHPYLTNLGLQRIRDKDGKQYKVLTLDATFEAHHEEGAARNYLELALDQLLADAVKAAESEVNILILSDKKLNKDRAPIPMELAVAAVHNHLIRNKKRAATSILVETGSAFEIHNVAVLLGYGASGVNSYLIWDTLHDLWSKGDFDAEDGTRPSFATLCSNYRAGVDDGLLKIMSKMGISIMSSYVGGQVFEAIGLSRTLISKYFPGTYSRISGIGIGGIEQNILRNHDSAFNKEINPEDFISEKDDQPHRWSPKVVKFIRKAAVDNDYEAFLEASKLMEESDPINIRDLFDFVDRAPVPIEEVETVSEIQKRFLTPGMSHGALSIEAHTDLAVAMNRLGAKSSSGEGGENPSRYVVDSKGDLANSSIKQVASGRFGVTSEYLNSAKELEIKIAQGAKPGEGGQLPGKKNNEEIATNRHTPQGIDLISPPPHHDIYSIEDLSQLIYDLKQANHTAQVSVKLVSEAGVGTIAAGVAKANADVILISGHVGGTGAASLTSIKHAGSPWELGLSETHQVLVMNGLRDRVVLRTDGGIVSGRDVIIAACLGAEEYGIGTASLVALGCIMARKCHLNNCPTGIATQDPKFRAKYKGSPDQVATLMTLLAMEVREYLAKLGFRSMDEIIGRTDLLKQITRYEQDRLDSLDLNPILVRLPLLYDPKKKKDRFVRRESVGEVLDDRILKDAEPALEGKTSMSLSYSVKNTNRTVGAKVSGIIARKYGSKGLPGKLEIILEGTAGQSLGAWLVKGVQITLHGDANDYVGKGLCGGTIVIRKHRRSKLKAYENVIIGNTCLYGATSGKLFSSGRAGERFGVRNSGADAVVGGAGDHFLEYMTSGTIVCLGTVGKNMGAGMTGGKAYFFQKDWELEPLINKEYVKIVDLENEDYDIIKSLITEHTKLTGSELSEEILKAWDDSKKYFVKVTPK, translated from the coding sequence ATGTTACACCTTGACGAACAGTTGCGGATCCAAAAGTACTTGGAGGAGAACGGTCTATACGACAGATCCTTCGAGCGCGATAACTGCGGAGTAGGCTTCGTCGCTTCTTATAAGGGCGAGTCCAGTCACCGAGTTGTATCTATGGGTTTGAAGGCGGTCGCATGCCTTACCCACCGTGGAGCCGTAGATGCAGATATGCAAACCGGAGACGGCGCCGGGATCATGATCCGTATTCCTAAAAAACTGTTTGCGAAATACATCGAAGAGATGGGTCACAGACGCCCAGATGAGGATTCTATCGGTGTGGGGATGGTGTTCCTACCAAGAGAGGACATAGACAAACAAGATGTTTGTCGTAGTCTCATCGAATCAGCACTAATGCAATTCAACTTCAAGCTATATGCTTGGAGATATGTTCCCGTAAATCCGGAGGTTCTGGGACCTAAGGCGAACGCTTCTCGGCCTCAGATCGAACAAGTATTGATCGGAAAACCGGATGGGATGTCAAACGAGGATTTCGAGACTAAATTATTCCTGATCCAAAAGAAAGTGATGAGAGATGCGCTCAGGCTTTCCATGAGCGAGGATTTCTATATTTGTTCCTTCTCTTCCGAAAGGATCACATTCAAGGGATTATTCAATGGAAACCAGGTCTCTCAGTTTTACGAGGATCTAAAAAGTGAGGAGATGGTTTCTCCTTATTGTATCTTCCACCAAAGATATTCCACAAACACTTTCCCAAGCTGGGCTTTAGCTCAACCTTTCCGGATCTTAGCACATAACGGAGAGATCAATACCATCGTAGGGAATAGGATTTGGATGCTTGCAAGGGAAGAGGAACTGGCCTGTGAAAAATGGGGGGAGTTCCAAAAAGAGATCCATCCGATCATTCGACCTCATTTATCCGACTCTGCAAGTTTAGACAACGCAATGGAAGCGATCGTACGTTCCGGTAAGGACGTTCTTCATGCAAAAGCGATGTTGATACCGAATGCGTGGAGTAAGAACGTTCAGATGACTGAAGGACTGAAATCATTCTACGAGTACAATAATACTCTTACCGAACCATGGGACGGGCCGGCTGCACTTGCTTTCGCAGAAGGTGATTGGGTCGGAGGAAGTTTAGACAGAAACGGACTTCGTCCTGCAAGATATGTGGTCACCGAGGATGGACTCGTCGTCATGGGCTCCGAAACCGGTTTAGTCCACATCGACGAAGAGATCATCACCAAAAAAGGAAGATTAGGTCCTGGTGATATGCTCGCGATCAACCTGAAAGAAGGTAAGATCTATTTTAACGAGGACGTCAACGCTCTATTCGAGAAAAAATACGATTATAGAGAATGGTCCAAAGAGAATGTGGAGTATCTGGATCAAACTATTGATGAATCTATTACTAAAACCATCACTTATTCCGGAGACGAACTGAGAAGAAGACAGATTCTTTTTGCGTATTCTCCATATAAACAAAAAGCGGTAATTAAACCTCAGGCGATCGCAGGTAAAGAAGCGATCGGTTCCATGGGAGATGATACTCCTCTTTCTATCCTAATGCTTTCTCGTATCGGACTATATACTTATTTCCGCCAGAGATTCGCTCAGGTGACAAACCCTCCGATCGATTATCTGAGAGAGAAGGGAGTTACTTCTCTTTATACTCGTCTCGTAAAGAAGACAAATCTTTTCGCGGATGAAAAACCCCAGAATTGTCTAGTACTTTCTCATCCATACCTAACCAATCTCGGATTACAAAGGATTAGGGACAAGGACGGAAAACAATACAAAGTCCTGACTTTGGATGCAACTTTCGAAGCTCATCATGAAGAAGGTGCGGCAAGAAATTATCTAGAACTTGCATTGGACCAATTACTTGCGGATGCGGTAAAAGCTGCGGAATCCGAAGTGAATATACTGATCTTATCGGACAAAAAACTGAACAAAGACCGTGCACCTATTCCTATGGAATTGGCAGTAGCAGCGGTCCATAATCATTTGATCCGAAACAAAAAACGTGCAGCGACTAGTATCTTAGTGGAAACCGGATCCGCATTCGAAATCCATAATGTGGCGGTTCTGTTAGGATATGGAGCTTCCGGTGTGAACAGTTACCTGATCTGGGACACTCTTCATGACCTATGGTCCAAGGGAGATTTCGATGCGGAAGACGGTACTCGTCCATCTTTCGCTACTCTATGCAGCAACTATCGTGCAGGGGTGGATGACGGACTTCTGAAGATCATGTCTAAGATGGGAATTTCCATCATGTCTTCCTATGTGGGCGGACAGGTATTCGAAGCGATCGGTCTTTCTCGAACTCTAATTTCTAAATACTTCCCGGGAACTTATTCTAGAATTTCCGGGATCGGTATCGGGGGTATCGAGCAGAATATTCTGCGCAACCACGACTCCGCATTCAATAAAGAGATTAATCCGGAAGACTTTATCTCCGAAAAGGACGACCAACCTCATAGATGGTCTCCTAAAGTAGTAAAATTCATCCGCAAAGCGGCGGTGGATAATGATTATGAAGCATTTTTGGAAGCTTCTAAGTTAATGGAAGAAAGTGATCCGATCAATATCAGAGATCTATTCGATTTCGTAGATCGTGCACCTGTTCCGATCGAAGAAGTAGAAACGGTTTCCGAGATCCAAAAACGTTTCTTAACCCCCGGTATGAGCCATGGCGCTCTTTCTATCGAAGCTCACACCGACCTTGCGGTCGCAATGAACCGCTTGGGAGCGAAATCTTCCTCCGGAGAAGGTGGAGAGAATCCATCTCGTTACGTCGTGGATTCGAAAGGGGATCTGGCGAATTCTTCCATCAAACAAGTCGCTTCTGGAAGATTCGGAGTGACTTCCGAATATCTGAACTCTGCAAAAGAGTTGGAGATCAAGATCGCTCAAGGAGCTAAACCGGGAGAAGGTGGACAACTTCCAGGCAAGAAGAACAACGAGGAGATCGCGACGAACCGCCATACTCCTCAGGGAATCGATCTGATCTCTCCTCCTCCTCACCACGATATTTATTCGATCGAGGACTTGTCTCAGTTAATCTACGACTTGAAACAAGCCAACCATACCGCTCAGGTTTCCGTTAAACTGGTATCCGAAGCGGGAGTGGGAACGATCGCAGCCGGTGTTGCAAAAGCGAACGCCGACGTGATCCTGATCTCGGGGCATGTGGGGGGAACCGGAGCTGCTTCTCTTACTTCCATCAAACATGCCGGATCTCCTTGGGAGCTTGGGCTTTCGGAAACACATCAAGTTTTAGTAATGAACGGTCTGCGTGATAGAGTGGTTCTCCGTACGGACGGAGGTATCGTTTCCGGAAGGGACGTGATCATCGCTGCATGTTTAGGTGCGGAAGAATACGGGATCGGGACCGCTTCCCTTGTGGCGTTAGGTTGTATCATGGCAAGAAAATGCCATTTGAATAACTGTCCTACGGGGATCGCTACCCAAGACCCTAAGTTCAGAGCGAAGTACAAAGGATCTCCCGATCAGGTCGCTACTCTGATGACTCTTCTTGCTATGGAAGTTCGTGAGTATCTGGCTAAGTTGGGATTCCGCTCTATGGACGAGATCATAGGCAGAACGGACCTTCTGAAACAGATTACACGTTATGAACAAGACCGCTTGGATTCTTTGGATTTGAATCCGATTTTGGTACGTCTTCCTCTTCTTTATGACCCTAAGAAGAAAAAAGACAGATTCGTAAGAAGAGAATCAGTCGGTGAAGTTCTGGACGATCGTATCCTAAAAGATGCGGAGCCTGCGTTAGAAGGAAAAACTTCTATGTCACTTTCTTATTCGGTGAAAAATACGAACAGGACTGTGGGAGCGAAAGTTTCCGGAATTATCGCACGTAAATACGGCTCCAAAGGTCTTCCCGGAAAATTGGAAATTATTCTCGAGGGAACCGCAGGTCAGTCCCTAGGAGCATGGCTCGTAAAAGGAGTACAGATCACTCTTCACGGGGATGCAAACGACTATGTTGGAAAAGGACTTTGCGGTGGAACGATCGTAATTCGCAAACATAGACGTTCCAAATTAAAAGCGTATGAGAATGTGATCATCGGCAATACCTGTCTTTACGGTGCTACTTCCGGAAAACTTTTCAGTTCCGGTAGAGCGGGAGAAAGATTCGGAGTAAGAAACTCCGGAGCGGATGCGGTTGTAGGCGGAGCAGGCGATCACTTCTTAGAATACATGACTAGCGGGACAATCGTTTGTTTGGGAACAGTCGGTAAGAATATGGGCGCCGGAATGACCGGAGGAAAGGCTTACTTCTTCCAGAAAGATTGGGAGTTGGAACCTTTAATCAACAAAGAATACGTGAAAATCGTGGATCTAGAAAACGAAGATTACGATATCATAAAGTCTTTAATTACTGAACATACCAAGTTAACCGGATCCGAACTTTCTGAAGAGATCTTGAAAGCTTGGGATGATTCCAAAAAGTATTTTGTGAAAGTGACACCTAAATAA